One Brassica napus cultivar Da-Ae chromosome C4, Da-Ae, whole genome shotgun sequence genomic region harbors:
- the LOC106391050 gene encoding WAT1-related protein At2g40900: MGLRMSESAKPYFAMVCLQFGYAGMNLLTKTVLDRGMSHYVLVAYRNAFATAAIAPFAFLSERKVRSKMTFSIFMHIFVLALLGPVIDQNLYYIGLKLTSPTFSSAVSNIVPAITFILATLFRMEKVEMKKVRCQVKVVGTLVTVVGSILMILYKGPFINFFRSHLTTTATASSPLAGDYFKAAVFLLLASLSWATFFILQAWTLKKYAAHLSLSTMVCFMGTLQSLALAFVMEHNPSALNISFDMNLLASAYAGIMSSSVAYYVQGLMMQRKGPVFVTAFNPLVVVIVSIMSFFVLGQGIYLGGVIGVVVLMVGVYAVLWGKRVDDDDKETRCEDNILEAVKCCSGNNSLSIMPTIDEADEDVETGKVQAVEKEASLVVVVFCRENGDNVSRC, from the exons ATGGGACTAAGGATGTCAGAATCAGCTAAACCTTACTTTGCAATGGTCTGTCTTCAGTTTGGATACGCCGGTATGAACCTGCTCACTAAAACCGTCCTTGACCGCGGTATGAGCCATTACGTTCTTGTTGCATACCGCAACGCTTTTGCCACAGCCGCGATCGCACCTTTCGCATTTCTCTCTGAAag GAAAGTGAGGTCAAAGATGACGTTTTCGATATTCATGCACATATTTGTTCTTGCTCTTCTCGG GCCTGTGATTGATCAGAATCTATATTACATCGGTCTGAAACTCACATCTCCGACGTTTTCCTCCGCCGTCAGCAACATCGTGCCCGCAATAACCTTTATCCTCGCCACTCTATTCAG gatgGAGAAAGTGGAGATGAAAAAAGTAAGATGCCAAGTAAAAGTGGTGGGGACTTTAGTGACAGTGGTTGGATCCATATTGATGATATTATACAAGGGTCCTTTCATCAATTTCTTCCGATCTCACCTCACCACCACCGCCACCGCATCTTCGCCGCTGGCCGGTGATTATTTTAAAGCCGCCGTCTTCCTCCTTCTCGCTTCCCTCTCATGGGCTACCTTCTTCATTCTCCAG GCATGGACTTTGAAGAAATACGCAGCCCATCTCTCGTTATCAACCATGGTGTGTTTCATGGGAACGTTACAATCCTTAGCCCTGGCCTTCGTAATGGAACACAATCCTTCTGCTTTGAACATCAGTTTTGACATGAACCTTCTAGCTTCTGCCTATGCG GGAATAATGTCGTCGAGCGTAGCTTACTACGTTCAAGGACTTATGATGCAGAGAAAGGGACCTGTCTTCGTCACTGCTTTTAACCCTCTTGTTGTCGTCATTGTCTCCATAATGAGCTTCTTCGTTCTCGGCCAAGGAATCTACCTAGGAGG GGTTATTGGAGTGGTTGTTTTAATGGTGGGAGTCTACGCCGTGTTGTGGGGCAAACGCGTAGACGATGATGACAAAGAAACACGCTGTGAAGATAACATTTTAGAAGCCGTTAAGTGTTGTAGTGGCAATAATAGTCTCTCGATCATGCCAACAATCGATGAAGCTGATGAGGATGTTGAAACGGGTAAAGTTCAGGCGGTTGAGAAGGAAGCATCGCTGGTGGTTGTGGTTTTTTGCCGTGAAAATGGGGATAACGTTTCACGATGCTaa